One window of the Thioflexithrix psekupsensis genome contains the following:
- a CDS encoding PH domain-containing protein, protein MDENTIQAWLVQGENLEDYITDDGFWKSQTLVVTSQRAILLHSTFFQVSEYSDKYWSQLASVHLTKSFFSATLELKFIKHHNINGETNKPLATPWVLEGITRREAEKMYCLLKAKEREWLQWHYVQCKDANAIGGHCPLSKE, encoded by the coding sequence GTGGATGAAAACACAATTCAAGCCTGGTTGGTTCAAGGCGAAAATCTGGAAGATTATATTACGGATGATGGTTTTTGGAAAAGTCAGACTTTAGTAGTGACTTCTCAGCGGGCTATTTTGCTGCATTCTACGTTTTTTCAAGTTTCTGAATACAGCGATAAATACTGGAGTCAACTGGCATCTGTGCATTTAACAAAGAGTTTCTTTAGTGCGACTCTCGAGTTGAAATTCATCAAGCATCACAACATCAATGGGGAAACTAATAAACCCTTAGCCACGCCTTGGGTATTAGAAGGCATTACCAGAAGAGAAGCTGAAAAAATGTACTGCTTATTAAAAGCAAAAGAACGCGAGTGGTTACAATGGCATTATGTGCAATGCAAAGATGCTAATGCTATAGGGGGTCATTGTCCTTTATCTAAGGAATAA